From one Coffea eugenioides isolate CCC68of chromosome 11, Ceug_1.0, whole genome shotgun sequence genomic stretch:
- the LOC113752024 gene encoding uncharacterized protein LOC113752024 yields MSTHPESSDRPATTSPTDLTNLGAQLREVLNRFNELSVGMMAQRRVIDQLVASGASGEQHEPLPPGQSEPQPIFLPYVQTSVTSQVINPPEEVFTYPTHGPQPAYAPYIQTNPPHVQIPQNYPPITMSMPFEPQGPYYYSTAEPFTLDTAVQGKVETGESSAPVDKNLLKRLDRFEEFIRKSQGLNKQGGLDYNELCLFPDMQLPMGFKTPKFSKYDGTGNPKTHLRMFANKLGKPIDDENLPVRLFPESLEGDALDWYSNLKPEDMRTWLDLSTAFVRQYEYNCELAPTRTTLEGTKRKPSEDHKTYAKRWRKLAAKVEPPMVEDEIVRTFIKAHDPPYFEEIFRMTGCSFAAIINKLEEYDEYVKAGKIVNVSALKSQLDALQGQSNNRREPQLQKKEEETTFVWGQGPFSRPRSQRYQTYSSRYPNSRPVYHTTTNHPRPQPNHASPPTISFPMTQNNPQIQPRLPYNPRPAPLNQQTYNLPQTNKIQKPGRSRTFANLGRPMDQLYEQLKAAGKIDDIPPPNYSRRGLSSGYDPQAVCAYHSGAPGHSTSNCWVLKHKIQDMIEAGNIVIKEKGRARTEHKWPRIKPPDPLDITVQKFDGSDLINVNLNFKNERSGEEASENVSKKPEWNKRSSSQIVIKIRNKKQLNTVYRGQYDQEDWSVITIKGSNHDHSDKKAKH; encoded by the exons atgagtacccATCCAGAATCATCTGATAGGCCCGCAACTACATCACCGACTGACTTGACAAATCTGGGAGCTCAATTGCGTGAAGTTCTAAACCGATTTAATGAGCTGAGCGTTGGAATGATGGCCCAACGGCGAGTAATCGATCAATTGGTAGCTAGTGGTGCTAGCGGTGAACAGCATGAGCCCCTACCTCCTGGCCAATCTGAACCACAACCCATATTTTTACCTtatgttcaaacctctgttacTTCACAAGTCATAAACCCACCTGAGGAAGTCTTTACTTATCCCACTCATGGCCCACAACCTGCTTATGCACCTTACATCCAAACTAACCCTCCTCATGTCCAAATTCCCCAAAATTATCCGCCAATTACTATGAGCATGCCATTCGAGCCACAGGGACCTTATTATTACTCTACCGCTGAGCCATTCACCCTAGATACCGCTGTTCAAGGGAAAGTTGAAACCGGGGAGTCATCCGCACCGGTGGATAAGAATTTGCTAAAGCGATTGGATCGGTTTGAGGAGTTTATAAGGAAAAGCCAAGGCTTGAACAAACAAGGAGGTTTAGACTACAACGAGCTGTGCCTATTTCCGGATATGCAATTGCCCATGGGTTTCAAAACGCCCAAGTTTAGCAAGTATGATGGAACGGGCAACCCCAAGACGCACCTCCGaatgtttgccaacaagttgggcaaaCCAATAGATGACGAGAATCTACCAGTTCGTTTGTTTCCCGAAAGTTTAGAAGGTGATGCATTGGACTGGTATTCCAATTTGAAACCCGAGGATATGAGGACGTGGCTGGACTTATCAactgcttttgtaaggcaatacgaatacaattgcgagctggctccaacGAGGACCACATTGGAAGGAACCAAGAGGAAACCATCCGAGGACCACAAGACATATGCGAAAAGATGGAGGAAATTGGCCGCCAAGGTGGAACCCCCTATGGTTGAAGATGAGATTGTTCGTACGTTCATCAAAGCTCATGATCCGCCTTACTTTGAGGAGATTTTTCGCATGACCGGGTGTTCATTTGCAGCAATTATCAATAAGTTGGAGGAATATGACGAATACGTCAAAGCAGGGAAAATTGTCAATGTATCAGCTTTAAAATCACAGTTGGACGCTTTGCAAGGTCAAAGTAATAACAGAAGGGAGCCTCAACTCCAGAAGAAAGAGGAGGAAACTACTTTTGTGTGGGGCCAAGGACCATTTTCAAGACCCAGATCCCAACGTTACCAGACGTATTCATCTCGCTACCCAAACTCACGCCCTGTTTaccatactaccactaatcaccCTCGACCTCAGCCAAACCATGCAAGCCCACCTACAATATCCTTCCCAATGACTCAAAACAATCCTCAAATTCAACCTCGTCTACCTTATAATCCCAGACCTGCTCCACTAAACCAACAGACTTACAACCTTCCTCAAaccaataaaatacaaaaaccTGGTCGATCTCGAACTTTTGCCAACTTAGGCCGACCCATGGACCAACTGTATGAACAGCTCAAGGCTGCCGGTAAAATAGATGACATACCTCCTCCAAACTACTCTCGTCGAGGTCTCTCTTCTGGGTACGACCCTCAAGCCGTGTGTGCCTACCATTCTGGAGCGCCCGGTCATTCGACCAGTAACTGTTGGGTACTAAAACATAAGATCCAGGACATGATCGAAGCAGGAAATATAGTGATTAAGGAAAAGGGAAGAGCAAGGACCGAACATAA ATGGCCCAGAATAAAACCGcctgaccctttggatatcactgttcAGAAATTTGATGGCAGCGATCTCATAAatgtgaatttgaatttcaaaaatgaGAGGAGTGGGGAAGAGGCATCCGAAAATGTTTCAAAGAAGCCCGAATGGAATAAAAGAAGTTCAAGCCAAATCGTGATCAAGATTAGGAATAAGAAGCAGTTAAACACAGTCTATCGTGGTCAATATGATCAAGAGGATTGGTCTGTGATTACCATTAAAGGGTCAAATCATGACCATTCAGACAAGAAGGCAAAGCATTAA